The proteins below come from a single Streptomyces sp. M92 genomic window:
- a CDS encoding alpha/beta fold hydrolase translates to MAPTIPDFTYDRVAVADGVALNVAVGGFGSPLVLLHGFPQTHLMWRHVAADLAARHTVICPDLRGYGASDKPADPDGTAYAKRTMAADVVALARALGHERFALAGHDRGALVAVRAGLDHPEAVTHLAALDVLPTLDMWDVLHGTSAAVGFHLYLMAQPPGLPEQLIGAAPDAFFGHFLDVWTRDPDALPADVRAAYLDASRAAVPSIVADYRASAGIDVVHDRADRESGNRLRMPVTVLQQDWGAALGYDAAALWRSWAPDLSHETVGCGHFMAEEAPGEVAGALRTLLER, encoded by the coding sequence ATGGCACCCACCATTCCCGACTTCACCTACGACCGCGTCGCGGTCGCCGACGGCGTCGCCCTGAACGTGGCCGTCGGCGGCTTCGGCAGCCCGCTGGTCCTGCTGCACGGTTTCCCGCAGACCCACCTGATGTGGCGGCACGTCGCCGCCGACCTCGCGGCCCGCCACACGGTCATCTGCCCGGACCTGCGCGGCTACGGAGCCAGCGACAAGCCGGCCGACCCCGACGGCACCGCCTACGCCAAGCGGACCATGGCCGCCGACGTCGTCGCCCTCGCCCGCGCGCTCGGACACGAGCGGTTCGCGCTGGCCGGACACGACCGGGGCGCGCTGGTCGCGGTGCGGGCCGGGCTGGACCACCCGGAGGCGGTGACGCACCTGGCCGCGCTGGACGTGCTGCCGACCCTGGACATGTGGGACGTGCTGCACGGCACCTCGGCGGCGGTGGGCTTCCACCTCTACCTGATGGCACAGCCGCCCGGGCTGCCCGAGCAGCTGATCGGCGCCGCGCCCGACGCGTTCTTCGGCCACTTCCTCGACGTCTGGACCCGCGATCCGGACGCTCTGCCCGCCGACGTACGCGCCGCCTACCTGGACGCGTCCCGGGCGGCGGTGCCGTCCATCGTGGCCGACTACCGGGCCTCGGCCGGCATCGACGTCGTCCACGACCGGGCCGACCGCGAGAGCGGGAACCGGCTGCGGATGCCGGTGACCGTCCTCCAGCAGGACTGGGGCGCGGCCCTCGGCTACGACGCCGCCGCGCTGTGGCGGAGCTGGGCCCCGGACCTGAGCCACGAGACCGTCGGCTGCGGTCACTTCATGGCGGAGGAGGCACCGGGCGAGGTCGCGGGGGCGCTGCGGACGCTGCTGGAGCGCTAG